A part of Bacteroidetes Order II. bacterium genomic DNA contains:
- a CDS encoding glycerophosphodiester phosphodiesterase: MLRRPAGLYGLTIFLLWCMMPLVLAQDFDWQGHRGARGLLPENTLPGFLKALDLGVTTLEMDVVISADGLAVVSHEPWMNPLICTQPDGSPIPEQEAKRHNLHQMDYARIRQYDCGAKGHPRFPEQIAIPAHKPLLLEVLRAAEAHALQTGRPRPQYNIETKMEPNGEGIFQPGPQTVAEIVYQTITQAGVKDRTIIQSFDFRTLRVLHQTDPNLRLAMLTANAWGYRINRWRLGFRPYAFSPYHQTLRTCSIRSAHRDHVMVIPWTVNDPKRMKKLIKKGVDGIITDYPNRIPPP; this comes from the coding sequence ATGCTCCGAAGACCTGCTGGCCTTTATGGGCTGACCATATTTTTACTTTGGTGTATGATGCCCCTCGTTCTGGCACAAGATTTTGACTGGCAAGGCCATCGCGGTGCGCGGGGTTTACTGCCAGAAAACACCCTGCCAGGCTTTTTAAAGGCGTTGGATTTGGGCGTAACGACCCTTGAAATGGATGTGGTAATCTCGGCGGATGGCCTCGCGGTGGTCTCGCACGAGCCTTGGATGAATCCACTTATTTGTACCCAGCCAGATGGATCGCCCATTCCTGAACAAGAGGCAAAACGTCATAATTTGCACCAGATGGACTACGCCCGCATTCGTCAATACGATTGTGGCGCAAAGGGACATCCGCGTTTTCCGGAGCAAATAGCGATACCCGCCCATAAACCCTTGCTCTTGGAAGTCCTCCGCGCAGCCGAAGCACATGCCCTCCAAACCGGACGCCCGCGCCCACAGTACAATATAGAAACCAAAATGGAACCCAACGGAGAGGGTATTTTTCAACCAGGCCCACAAACGGTTGCCGAGATTGTATATCAGACGATTACACAGGCTGGGGTGAAAGACCGCACCATCATTCAATCATTCGACTTCCGGACGTTACGGGTCTTACACCAAACAGATCCCAACCTCCGTTTGGCTATGCTCACTGCCAACGCTTGGGGATACCGGATCAACCGCTGGCGATTGGGTTTTAGGCCATATGCTTTTAGCCCATACCATCAAACCCTGCGGACTTGCAGTATTCGCAGTGCCCACCGAGACCATGTAATGGTGATCCCTTGGACGGTGAATGACCCTAAGCGGATGAAGAAATTAATTAAAAAGGGGGTAGATGGGATCATTACCGATTACCCCAATCGTATTCCGCCTCCATAA
- a CDS encoding undecaprenyl-phosphate glucose phosphotransferase: MLREQSKLLQQGLFLLDLFLIALGWILSYYLRFDVLTWGNLAPPLWRPLSRYIDYLPVLLGVWGLVFIASGLYRPREVERFYSMVYSVGRAVFWGMAVAFMAMFLYRQFSFSRIHMVLFGVTTSGLMVLSRVLIYRIVHGGRKHAKNLRRVLVVGAGKVGHEVAEVLQQYPWMGFQLVGYLDDEVEGEEIRGKTASIGAFLDEAEKQGKPIHQVYITLPLRAADRIEALLSELSSRLAHVYLVPDIFRFNLLNHRISDMGGLPIIHLIDESPLDIRRFIKRLIDIVGAATAMLLLSPLLLVVAIGVKISSRGPIFYRQDRMGMNGEHFKMIKFRSMPVNAEQSSGPVWAKSGESRATPFGAFIRKTSLDELPQFWNVLIGEMSLVGPRPERPFFIDQFKQYVPGYMLRHKMKAGLTGWAQVNGWRGNTSIEKRIEADLFYIQNWSLKLDIKIMLMTVWKVFQDENAY; the protein is encoded by the coding sequence GTGCTCAGAGAACAAAGTAAACTCCTGCAACAAGGGTTGTTTCTATTAGACTTGTTTTTAATTGCTTTAGGCTGGATACTTAGCTATTACCTGCGTTTCGATGTTCTTACATGGGGCAACTTGGCGCCACCACTATGGCGTCCCTTGTCGCGTTATATAGATTATCTGCCTGTCTTGCTGGGGGTCTGGGGTCTGGTTTTTATCGCCTCTGGCCTTTACCGACCGCGAGAAGTGGAGCGGTTTTATAGCATGGTGTACAGTGTGGGTCGTGCGGTGTTTTGGGGGATGGCGGTTGCCTTTATGGCCATGTTCCTATATCGGCAGTTTTCGTTTTCCCGGATTCACATGGTTTTATTCGGGGTAACCACTTCGGGGCTGATGGTGCTCTCGCGGGTACTGATTTATCGGATTGTGCATGGGGGCCGAAAACACGCCAAAAACCTGCGTCGGGTGTTAGTGGTGGGTGCGGGGAAAGTGGGACATGAAGTAGCCGAGGTATTGCAACAATACCCTTGGATGGGTTTTCAACTGGTGGGGTATTTAGACGACGAGGTGGAAGGGGAGGAAATTCGGGGCAAAACAGCGAGTATTGGTGCATTTTTGGACGAGGCCGAAAAACAAGGTAAACCGATTCATCAGGTCTATATCACCTTGCCGCTTCGTGCAGCCGACCGCATCGAAGCCCTATTATCTGAACTGTCTTCTCGCTTGGCACATGTCTATCTGGTTCCGGATATTTTCCGGTTCAATTTGCTAAATCATCGTATTTCGGACATGGGGGGATTGCCCATCATTCATTTGATAGATGAATCGCCCTTGGATATACGACGATTTATCAAGCGGTTGATAGACATAGTAGGTGCCGCCACCGCTATGCTCTTGCTCTCTCCTCTTTTGCTGGTGGTTGCGATAGGCGTCAAGATATCTTCCAGAGGCCCTATTTTTTATCGGCAAGATCGGATGGGGATGAACGGAGAGCACTTTAAAATGATTAAATTTCGTTCGATGCCTGTGAATGCGGAGCAAAGCAGTGGGCCTGTTTGGGCAAAGTCTGGCGAAAGCCGTGCAACCCCATTTGGTGCGTTTATTCGAAAAACGTCTTTAGATGAGCTACCCCAGTTTTGGAATGTCCTCATTGGCGAGATGAGTCTGGTGGGGCCGCGTCCGGAACGTCCCTTTTTTATTGATCAGTTCAAACAATATGTACCAGGCTATATGCTACGCCATAAAATGAAGGCTGGTTTAACCGGATGGGCGCAGGTGAATGGCTGGCGGGGCAATACGTCCATTGAAAAACGGATCGAGGCAGATTTATTCTATATCCAAAATTGGTCGCTCAAGTTAGACATTAAAATCATGCTGATGACGGTTTGGAAGGTGTTTCAAGATGAAAATGCGTATTAA
- a CDS encoding isoprenylcysteine carboxylmethyltransferase family protein, with protein MKTVLYYSLFAYLILVFGLTFFLPTWRVWKQTGIFPITFGKSDNAHDFVGNIFKLLLILLLGMGALYAFFPPAVDYLLPVWYIRKPIMQVLGLFLLFASLIWIVVAQQQMASSWRIGIDEKNNTNLVTTGVFAHSRNPIFLGMLFTLLGLFFVLPNALSFAILCTGFVTIHVQVRLEEAWLRHTQGLAYEEYCRKTRRWV; from the coding sequence ATGAAAACAGTTCTCTATTACAGCCTATTCGCTTATCTGATCCTTGTGTTCGGATTAACCTTTTTCTTGCCCACATGGCGCGTATGGAAACAAACAGGCATTTTTCCCATCACCTTTGGCAAAAGCGACAATGCACATGATTTTGTGGGGAATATATTTAAGCTCCTGCTAATTCTGCTCTTAGGTATGGGCGCCCTTTATGCCTTCTTCCCACCTGCTGTGGACTACCTCCTGCCGGTTTGGTATATCCGGAAACCTATTATGCAGGTTCTTGGATTGTTCCTTTTGTTTGCCTCCCTCATTTGGATCGTTGTGGCCCAGCAACAAATGGCCTCCTCTTGGCGGATTGGGATTGACGAAAAAAACAACACCAATCTTGTGACAACGGGTGTTTTTGCCCATTCGCGAAATCCCATTTTTCTTGGTATGCTTTTTACCCTCCTCGGCTTATTCTTTGTCCTTCCAAATGCCCTTTCATTTGCGATCTTGTGTACCGGTTTTGTCACGATACACGTACAGGTTCGGCTGGAAGAAGCATGGCTACGTCATACACAAGGCCTCGCCTATGAAGAATACTGCCGCAAGACCCGGCGTTGGGTTTAA
- a CDS encoding YdeI/OmpD-associated family protein: MVEQLNMVYFPHREEWRAWLQANFEIEKEIWVVFPKKKSGLPAISYNDAVEEALCFGWIDSTIRSLDEDRKIQRFTPRRPQSTYSQPNIERLKWLWEQGLIHSKITEKVAAIVQTPFVFPKDLMAVLQNEPEAWEHFEQFSEGYKRIRLAYIEDARTRPEEYQKRLSHFLSKTKAGKQIPGYGGIEKYYARSSEAVSQE, encoded by the coding sequence ATGGTAGAACAGCTAAACATGGTCTATTTTCCGCACCGAGAGGAGTGGCGTGCGTGGCTACAAGCCAATTTTGAGATTGAAAAAGAAATCTGGGTTGTATTTCCCAAAAAGAAGTCGGGGTTACCAGCCATTTCTTACAATGATGCTGTAGAGGAGGCGTTGTGTTTTGGCTGGATAGACAGTACCATCCGATCGCTTGATGAGGATCGAAAAATTCAGCGTTTTACGCCCAGAAGACCCCAAAGCACCTATTCTCAGCCCAATATCGAACGTTTGAAGTGGCTTTGGGAACAAGGGCTGATTCATTCAAAGATAACAGAAAAAGTGGCCGCTATTGTCCAAACACCGTTTGTATTTCCTAAAGACCTTATGGCAGTCCTTCAAAACGAACCTGAAGCATGGGAACATTTTGAACAGTTTTCAGAAGGATATAAAAGAATTCGACTTGCGTATATCGAAGATGCCAGAACCCGTCCAGAGGAGTACCAAAAAAGACTGAGTCACTTCCTGTCAAAAACGAAAGCAGGAAAACAAATTCCGGGATATGGCGGTATTGAAAAGTATTATGCCCGATCCTCCGAGGCTGTTTCACAAGAATGA